A window of the Roseovarius sp. S88 genome harbors these coding sequences:
- a CDS encoding TetR/AcrR family transcriptional regulator codes for MKESIRDKRETEIAKAAYDVIESKGYSGASMLSIARKARASNETLYNWYGDKTGLFRALIVRNTYEVRDHLEKTARKNLPPLQVFRKTGPVLLTMLLGDRAIALNRAAAADTTGTLGQALADAGRDTVAPLIGEVLRAARSNGDLAFEDLEAALESYIGLLVGDLQIRRVTGALGPLSETEISKRCKQAEVHFLRLFAPVSHTKTPPRSEL; via the coding sequence ATGAAAGAGAGCATTCGCGACAAGCGCGAAACTGAGATTGCCAAAGCCGCGTACGACGTCATCGAGAGCAAAGGGTATTCGGGAGCAAGCATGCTTTCGATTGCGCGAAAAGCACGGGCTTCGAACGAAACGCTCTACAACTGGTATGGCGATAAGACCGGCCTATTTCGAGCGCTGATTGTCAGAAATACATATGAGGTACGTGACCACTTAGAGAAGACGGCAAGGAAAAACCTGCCGCCATTGCAGGTTTTTCGGAAAACTGGACCTGTTCTTCTCACGATGCTGCTGGGTGACAGAGCAATCGCCCTAAACCGCGCAGCTGCCGCAGACACAACAGGCACGCTTGGTCAGGCGTTGGCAGATGCTGGCCGAGACACGGTGGCACCTTTGATTGGAGAGGTATTGCGCGCCGCTCGTTCAAATGGTGATCTTGCGTTTGAAGATCTGGAGGCGGCGTTGGAATCCTATATCGGTCTGCTTGTTGGTGATCTGCAAATCCGGCGCGTGACAGGTGCGCTAGGGCCTCTGTCGGAGACAGAAATCTCCAAGCGCTGCAAACAGGCGGAGGTTCACTTCCTTCGCCTTTTTGCCCCGGTGTCACACACTAAAACTCCACCCCGATCTGAGCTTTGA
- a CDS encoding GNAT family N-acetyltransferase yields MLVVELADPRADGPRQLLEASHALMQASFPPEENYFLDIEALCADNIRFFAAREGKTTLGTGALALMGAYGEVKSMFTDPKARGKGVAAALLRQIEDQARELGLSHLRLETGDPLEAAVRLYERNGFVRCGIFGDYEPNKTSVYMEKPLS; encoded by the coding sequence ATGCTTGTCGTTGAACTCGCCGATCCACGTGCCGATGGTCCTCGCCAGTTGTTGGAAGCCAGCCACGCATTGATGCAGGCCAGCTTTCCGCCGGAAGAGAACTACTTCCTCGACATTGAGGCGCTCTGCGCCGACAACATCCGTTTTTTTGCAGCACGAGAAGGGAAGACCACGTTGGGCACAGGGGCACTGGCTCTCATGGGTGCGTATGGAGAGGTGAAATCCATGTTCACTGACCCAAAGGCACGGGGCAAAGGCGTGGCCGCCGCACTGTTGCGCCAGATCGAAGATCAGGCCCGTGAGCTGGGCTTGTCGCACTTGCGGCTGGAAACCGGTGATCCGCTCGAAGCTGCCGTCCGTCTATACGAGCGAAACGGCTTTGTGCGTTGCGGCATATTTGGTGATTACGAACCCAACAAGACTTCGGTCTACATGGAAAAGCCGCTGAGCTGA
- the cobO gene encoding cob(I)yrinic acid a,c-diamide adenosyltransferase — protein sequence MTDDPDRHAMKMAKKKAARDKIMATKTDQKGLIIVHTGKGKGKSSAAFGMIFRCIAHDMKCAVVQFIKGGMSTGERDLILSKFSDTCAFHTMGEGFTWETQDKTRDTEMAQAAWAKAKELIKDESNKMVLLDEINIALRYDYLDVNEVVSFLETEKPHMTHVVLTGRNAKDDLIETADLVTEMELIKHPFRSGIKAQIGVEF from the coding sequence ATGACCGACGATCCAGACCGCCACGCGATGAAGATGGCCAAGAAGAAGGCCGCGCGTGATAAAATTATGGCCACAAAGACAGACCAAAAAGGTCTGATCATCGTGCATACCGGCAAGGGCAAGGGAAAATCCTCTGCCGCATTTGGGATGATCTTCCGCTGCATTGCCCATGACATGAAATGCGCCGTCGTTCAATTCATCAAGGGCGGCATGTCCACAGGTGAACGTGACCTCATCTTGTCAAAATTCTCTGACACCTGCGCCTTTCACACCATGGGCGAAGGCTTTACCTGGGAAACACAGGACAAAACCCGTGACACTGAAATGGCCCAGGCGGCATGGGCCAAGGCCAAAGAACTGATCAAGGATGAAAGCAACAAGATGGTCTTGCTTGACGAGATCAACATAGCGCTACGCTATGATTATCTTGATGTGAATGAGGTGGTGTCATTCCTTGAAACTGAAAAACCTCATATGACCCATGTGGTCCTGACTGGGCGCAATGCAAAGGACGATCTGATCGAAACCGCAGATTTGGTCACAGAAATGGAGTTGATCAAACACCCCTTCCGTTCCGGCATCAAAGCTCAGATCGGGGTGGAGTTTTAG
- a CDS encoding selenium-binding protein SBP56-related protein: MNLRPDPTFYPTAKMAMEAPAEKLAFTLMLSPDGSQPDGLAVVDVDPSSKTYSQIVHQVIMPNKGDEFHHFGWNACSSALSPLTGHAFLERRYLIIPGIRSSRIYVIDVKEPLKAKIHKVIEPEEVFEKTGYSRPHTIHCGPEGIYVSTLGGGGKDGTDGPPGIFILDCETFEILGRYEMDRGPQEKHYDFWWNLPRDYMVSSEWALPPQFEGGIVAEDLLSNKYGHVIHFWNLRERKNVQTIDLGANHQMALEIRPAHDPAKTHGFVGVVVDTTNLQGSIFTWWQKDDGTFEAKKTITIDPRPEKAENLPPLLQGFEAVPPLVTDIDLSLDDRFLYVACWGMGEMHQYDVSDPMNPKLAGKVELGGIARGAKHPNGKGFVYGPQMVEISRDGKRVYWTNSLYSTWDDQFYPDDEGGQMVMANVGENGGLELDKDFYVEFPKGYRSHQIRLEGGDCSTDSFCYPSV, from the coding sequence ATGAACCTAAGACCTGACCCCACATTTTATCCAACGGCGAAGATGGCGATGGAAGCGCCCGCCGAAAAACTTGCCTTTACGCTCATGCTCAGTCCCGATGGCAGCCAGCCCGACGGCTTGGCCGTTGTGGATGTGGACCCAAGTTCAAAGACATATTCCCAGATCGTCCACCAGGTCATCATGCCCAACAAAGGCGATGAATTTCATCACTTTGGCTGGAATGCCTGCTCTTCGGCTTTGTCACCACTCACAGGACATGCTTTTCTCGAACGTCGTTATTTGATCATCCCCGGCATCCGCTCCAGCCGTATTTACGTGATCGACGTGAAAGAACCTCTGAAGGCGAAGATCCATAAAGTCATTGAGCCTGAAGAAGTGTTTGAGAAAACGGGCTATTCCCGGCCCCATACGATCCATTGCGGCCCGGAAGGTATTTACGTCTCAACTCTGGGCGGCGGCGGCAAAGACGGGACAGACGGCCCTCCGGGTATCTTCATTCTGGACTGCGAGACGTTTGAAATCCTTGGCCGTTACGAGATGGACCGTGGCCCGCAGGAAAAACACTATGATTTTTGGTGGAACCTGCCACGCGACTATATGGTTTCGTCAGAATGGGCCCTGCCGCCTCAGTTCGAAGGCGGCATCGTCGCAGAGGATCTGCTGAGCAACAAATATGGCCATGTCATCCATTTCTGGAATCTGCGCGAGCGCAAGAACGTGCAAACCATCGATCTGGGCGCAAACCACCAGATGGCTCTAGAAATCCGCCCCGCGCACGACCCGGCAAAGACCCACGGCTTCGTCGGCGTGGTCGTCGACACCACCAACCTGCAAGGCTCGATTTTCACATGGTGGCAGAAGGACGACGGTACATTTGAAGCCAAGAAGACGATCACCATTGACCCACGTCCCGAAAAGGCGGAAAACCTGCCGCCGCTTCTGCAGGGTTTCGAGGCTGTGCCACCGCTGGTTACGGATATCGACCTCTCACTCGATGACCGGTTCCTTTATGTTGCCTGCTGGGGCATGGGCGAGATGCATCAATACGATGTCTCCGACCCGATGAATCCCAAACTGGCGGGCAAAGTTGAACTGGGCGGCATCGCCCGCGGCGCCAAACACCCCAATGGCAAAGGTTTTGTCTATGGCCCGCAAATGGTGGAAATCAGCCGCGACGGCAAACGTGTCTATTGGACAAACTCGCTTTACTCGACATGGGATGATCAGTTCTATCCCGACGATGAAGGTGGCCAGATGGTCATGGCCAATGTGGGCGAAAACGGCGGGCTGGAACTCGACAAAGACTTCTATGTCGAATTCCCGAAAGGGTATCGCAGTCACCAAATCCGGCTTGAAGGCGGCGACTGTTCCACCGACAGCTTCTGTTACCCATCCGTCTGA
- the cobW gene encoding cobalamin biosynthesis protein CobW → MQSKIPATVVTGFLGAGKTTLIRHVLENANGRRIALIINEFGDLGVDGGILKGCGIEGCAEEDVMELSNGCICCTVAEDFIPTLEKLLDRPDAPDHIVIETSGLALPQPLVRAFNWPEISTRVTVDGVVTVVDGKAVSEGRFAHDVAAVDAQRAQDENLDHETPLSELFEDQVACADLIVVNKSDLLDQAEADTLVGQLRSDSREGVQVVKSTMGALPVDVLLGQGIGAEADMDARHEHHHHHHHDDDHHDDHDHHHHDHDHDAFESFVVTRPEISDPNAFAEQVADVIRTHDILRLKGFAAVSGKPMRLTLQAVGPRLDTYFDRPFGSDARQTRLVVIGQAGLDRAAIEKALAA, encoded by the coding sequence ATGCAGTCCAAAATTCCCGCCACCGTCGTCACTGGCTTTCTGGGAGCTGGCAAAACAACCTTGATCCGTCACGTGCTGGAAAATGCCAATGGCCGCCGCATCGCGCTTATCATCAATGAGTTCGGCGACCTTGGAGTTGATGGTGGCATTCTCAAGGGCTGCGGCATCGAGGGCTGTGCTGAAGAAGACGTGATGGAGCTGTCCAATGGCTGTATCTGCTGCACAGTGGCCGAGGATTTCATCCCAACGCTGGAAAAGTTGCTCGACCGCCCCGATGCCCCCGATCACATCGTGATCGAAACCTCCGGGCTGGCGCTGCCTCAACCCTTGGTGCGTGCCTTCAACTGGCCAGAGATTTCCACGCGTGTGACTGTGGACGGCGTTGTGACCGTGGTCGATGGCAAGGCCGTCTCCGAAGGGCGCTTTGCCCATGACGTGGCGGCGGTGGATGCTCAGCGTGCACAGGACGAAAACCTGGACCATGAAACGCCACTTTCAGAGCTTTTTGAGGATCAGGTCGCCTGTGCTGATTTGATCGTCGTGAACAAATCCGACCTTCTTGATCAGGCCGAAGCCGATACGCTTGTGGGCCAACTGCGCTCTGATAGTCGGGAGGGCGTGCAGGTTGTAAAATCCACCATGGGCGCGTTGCCCGTGGATGTGCTGCTGGGACAAGGGATTGGTGCTGAGGCCGACATGGACGCCCGTCACGAGCATCACCACCACCATCATCATGACGATGATCACCATGACGACCATGACCATCATCACCACGATCACGACCACGATGCGTTTGAATCGTTTGTCGTCACCCGGCCTGAGATCAGCGACCCGAATGCTTTTGCCGAACAGGTCGCAGATGTGATCCGTACACATGACATCCTGCGCCTCAAGGGTTTTGCGGCGGTATCGGGAAAACCAATGCGCCTCACCTTGCAGGCCGTCGGCCCCCGCTTGGACACTTATTTCGACCGTCCCTTTGGCAGTGACGCACGACAGACGCGCCTGGTGGTGATTGGGCAGGCCGGGCTGGATCGCGCTGCCATTGAAAAAGCGCTGGCCGCGTGA
- a CDS encoding VOC family protein, translated as MTFSQPVPALPVHSVVEAQHYYQEKLGFDIAWHNVEGRIGAVSHGTCALFFREVDGDVAPCVLWVFVADVDDAFAELSDRGAEVVEFPEDKPWGLRQFTVRDLHGHLYHFHCDL; from the coding sequence ATGACGTTTTCGCAACCGGTCCCGGCGCTGCCAGTCCATTCTGTTGTTGAGGCGCAGCACTACTACCAAGAGAAACTTGGTTTCGACATTGCTTGGCACAATGTGGAAGGCCGCATTGGGGCCGTGTCACACGGAACATGCGCTCTGTTTTTCCGCGAGGTCGACGGAGACGTTGCACCGTGTGTCCTCTGGGTTTTTGTTGCAGACGTGGATGACGCTTTTGCAGAGCTGTCAGACCGCGGTGCCGAGGTGGTCGAGTTTCCCGAAGACAAGCCCTGGGGTTTGCGGCAATTCACGGTTCGTGATCTGCACGGACATCTCTATCACTTTCATTGTGATCTGTAG
- the cobN gene encoding cobaltochelatase subunit CobN — translation MHLLAATPGAVDDGKDPVDLGQSPADLVFLSAADTELAALSEARSELEAPPTLRLANLTHLQHPMSVDLHLEACATKSRLVIARVLGGVGYWTYGAEQFAARCAEASVPLALLPGDDKPDADLRGLSSVADDHYDALWAYLVEGGPENSANFLSYAKAMLDGTDTPAAAAPLLRAGVYWPGSGLADLSSAQAAWTQDAAVVPIIFYRALVQGAGLNPINRLTRSLLRAGINPLPIFVASLKDPVSVATLDHLFKAAPPSVILNATSFAVGSPHTGEDSPSNPLAMPSANAAPVFQTVLSGSSEDAWAEGLSGLSARDIAMNVALPEVDGRILSRAISFKGEAFFDEATECPIATYRAQGDRIEFVTALTKNWTKLRQTPVKDRKVALVLANYPNKDGRLANGVGLDTPAATVHALSLLNDAGYRIENPPKDSDTLMQAILDGPTNWLTDRADKEGGETLPLDIYLDHFNALPWALKDQMTARWGPPEQDPFIVPQILTSDGATGPGFKLSILTFGNAIVGIQPARGYNIDPTDTYHSPDLVPPHNYLAFYVWIRHHFGAHAVAHMGKHGNLEWLPGKALALSETCWPEAIFGPTPHVYPFIVNDPGEGTQAKRRAQAVIVDHLTPPLTRAETYGPLRDLEALVDEYYEAAGVDPRRIAHLRREILSLTSATGLDADVGMKGEDEDGDLAKLDAYLCELKEAQIRDGLHIFGQSPTGQQECDLAIALARVPRGDGNGRDASLLRALARDLGLSIDPLDCDMAATALEKPNALANLSNDPWRSNGDTVERLELLSQTLLQGEGRGTVPLAETSAVLTEITERIRPDIANCGPSEVRALLTALGGQAISPGPSGAPTRGRLDTLPTGRNFFSVDSRAVPTPTAWALGWKSANLLIEKHLQTHGDWPRTMLITAWGTANMRTGGDDIAQAMALMGVKPKWDAANRRVTGFEILPEGVLGRPRVDVTLRISGFFRDAFPQLIALFDSAARAVQALDEVEDQNPAAARAQRGEAQSRIYGAKPGAYGAGLQAMIDERLWGNKADLAEAYLTWGGYAYGAKDEGRPDRTGFEARLSQTEAIVQNQDNREHDLLDSDDYYQFEGGAAAAVSTLQGQDRPIYHNDHSRPERPVIRTLDDEIARVVRSRVVNPKWINGVKRHGYKGAFEMAATVDYLFAFAATTGAVKGHHFDLVEAAFLEDEDTRDFIAEHNAPALREIAARLQEAIDRDLWTPRSNSARARIEAFMKGDAR, via the coding sequence ATGCACCTGCTCGCCGCCACTCCAGGAGCTGTCGACGATGGCAAGGACCCCGTTGATCTTGGTCAATCCCCGGCGGATCTGGTGTTTCTGTCCGCTGCGGACACGGAACTGGCAGCCCTGTCAGAGGCGCGGTCCGAACTGGAGGCCCCTCCAACGCTCCGGCTTGCCAATCTTACGCACCTGCAGCACCCAATGTCGGTTGATTTGCACCTGGAGGCCTGCGCCACCAAATCCCGTCTTGTCATCGCCCGCGTCCTGGGCGGTGTGGGATATTGGACCTACGGGGCAGAGCAATTTGCCGCCCGCTGCGCTGAGGCCAGCGTTCCCTTGGCGCTTTTGCCCGGAGACGACAAACCCGACGCCGATCTGCGTGGCCTCTCATCCGTCGCAGATGACCACTATGATGCGCTTTGGGCTTACCTCGTCGAAGGCGGCCCTGAAAACTCAGCTAACTTCCTGAGCTACGCCAAGGCGATGCTAGATGGGACAGACACGCCAGCCGCCGCCGCCCCTCTTCTGCGCGCCGGCGTCTATTGGCCAGGAAGTGGGCTGGCCGATCTGTCCAGCGCACAAGCGGCATGGACGCAAGATGCCGCAGTTGTGCCGATCATTTTCTACCGTGCGTTGGTGCAAGGCGCGGGGCTCAATCCGATCAATCGACTGACGCGGTCGCTTTTGCGTGCAGGCATAAATCCTTTGCCTATTTTCGTGGCATCCCTGAAAGACCCTGTCTCTGTTGCCACGTTGGACCATCTGTTTAAGGCCGCGCCGCCGTCTGTGATCCTCAACGCCACGTCTTTTGCCGTCGGTTCGCCGCATACCGGAGAGGACAGCCCATCTAATCCTCTCGCCATGCCCTCGGCCAATGCCGCGCCGGTGTTCCAAACCGTTCTATCCGGCTCATCAGAAGACGCATGGGCGGAAGGACTCTCCGGCCTCAGCGCCCGCGACATCGCCATGAACGTGGCTCTGCCCGAGGTCGATGGCCGCATCCTGTCCCGCGCGATCTCTTTTAAGGGCGAGGCCTTTTTCGACGAGGCCACAGAATGCCCCATCGCCACCTACCGCGCACAAGGCGACCGCATCGAATTCGTCACGGCGCTCACCAAAAACTGGACGAAACTGCGCCAAACCCCAGTCAAAGACCGCAAAGTTGCCCTGGTGCTGGCCAACTATCCCAACAAAGACGGCCGGCTGGCCAATGGTGTCGGCCTCGACACGCCAGCAGCCACGGTACATGCCTTATCGCTCCTGAACGACGCGGGCTACCGCATCGAAAATCCGCCAAAGGACAGCGACACGCTGATGCAGGCCATCCTGGATGGCCCCACCAACTGGCTCACAGACAGGGCAGACAAAGAGGGCGGCGAAACTCTCCCGCTTGACATCTATCTTGACCATTTCAACGCCCTGCCCTGGGCGCTCAAAGACCAGATGACCGCTCGTTGGGGTCCTCCCGAACAAGACCCTTTCATCGTTCCTCAAATACTCACATCCGACGGCGCCACAGGGCCCGGCTTCAAACTGTCGATTCTGACCTTTGGCAATGCCATCGTCGGTATTCAGCCCGCCCGCGGCTACAATATCGACCCAACAGACACGTATCATTCGCCGGACCTTGTCCCACCGCACAACTATCTCGCCTTTTATGTCTGGATCCGCCACCATTTCGGCGCGCACGCCGTTGCGCATATGGGCAAACACGGCAATCTTGAATGGCTTCCAGGCAAGGCGCTGGCGCTCAGCGAAACGTGCTGGCCAGAAGCCATCTTTGGCCCCACACCGCATGTCTATCCTTTTATCGTCAACGACCCCGGCGAAGGCACTCAAGCCAAACGCCGGGCACAAGCGGTTATTGTTGATCACCTGACACCGCCACTCACGCGGGCTGAAACCTATGGCCCGCTGCGCGACCTCGAGGCTTTGGTGGATGAATATTACGAGGCCGCCGGGGTTGACCCGCGTCGCATTGCCCATCTGCGACGCGAGATACTGAGCCTGACATCCGCCACCGGGTTAGATGCGGATGTCGGCATGAAAGGCGAGGACGAAGATGGGGATTTGGCCAAGCTTGACGCCTATCTCTGCGAGTTGAAGGAGGCGCAAATTCGCGATGGCCTGCACATTTTTGGCCAATCGCCCACTGGCCAGCAGGAATGCGATCTGGCCATCGCTCTGGCGCGTGTGCCGCGTGGCGATGGCAACGGACGGGATGCGTCGCTCTTGCGCGCACTGGCGCGCGATCTTGGACTGTCCATAGATCCGCTGGATTGCGACATGGCCGCGACTGCGCTCGAAAAGCCCAACGCGCTTGCAAATCTGTCCAATGACCCGTGGCGCTCCAATGGCGACACGGTAGAACGCCTTGAACTGCTGTCGCAAACGCTCTTGCAGGGCGAAGGGCGCGGCACAGTGCCTCTGGCAGAAACGTCGGCGGTCCTGACCGAGATCACCGAGCGTATCCGTCCCGACATCGCCAATTGCGGCCCCAGCGAAGTCCGCGCGCTTTTGACAGCACTGGGTGGTCAGGCCATTTCCCCCGGCCCCTCGGGCGCTCCAACCCGAGGCCGTCTCGATACCCTGCCCACGGGCCGCAATTTCTTTTCTGTCGATAGCCGCGCCGTGCCCACTCCCACGGCCTGGGCCCTGGGGTGGAAATCGGCCAACCTCTTGATCGAAAAACACCTGCAAACCCATGGCGACTGGCCTCGCACAATGCTGATCACCGCGTGGGGCACGGCCAATATGCGCACCGGCGGCGACGACATCGCACAGGCTATGGCTCTTATGGGCGTGAAACCCAAATGGGACGCCGCCAACAGGCGGGTCACCGGGTTCGAAATCCTGCCCGAGGGCGTACTCGGCCGGCCTCGTGTTGACGTTACGCTGCGCATCTCCGGCTTCTTTCGCGATGCGTTCCCCCAGCTCATCGCGCTGTTCGACAGCGCGGCGCGCGCGGTGCAAGCGCTAGATGAGGTCGAAGATCAAAACCCCGCTGCCGCCCGCGCACAACGCGGCGAGGCGCAATCACGCATCTATGGTGCAAAACCGGGCGCCTATGGTGCAGGGCTTCAGGCGATGATCGACGAACGTCTCTGGGGCAACAAGGCTGACCTGGCCGAGGCTTACCTGACATGGGGCGGCTACGCATATGGGGCAAAGGACGAAGGCCGACCCGACCGCACGGGATTTGAGGCTCGTCTCAGCCAAACCGAAGCTATCGTCCAGAACCAGGACAATCGCGAACACGACCTGCTCGATAGCGATGACTACTACCAATTCGAAGGAGGGGCCGCCGCCGCCGTCTCGACCCTCCAGGGGCAAGATCGCCCAATTTACCACAACGACCATTCGCGACCCGAACGCCCGGTCATTCGTACGCTGGATGATGAGATTGCCCGCGTGGTCCGCTCTCGTGTTGTGAACCCGAAATGGATCAACGGCGTGAAACGCCACGGCTACAAAGGCGCGTTCGAGATGGCCGCCACAGTCGACTATCTCTTTGCTTTCGCCGCCACAACCGGGGCTGTGAAGGGCCACCATTTCGACCTCGTCGAAGCGGCCTTTCTGGAAGATGAAGACACACGCGACTTTATTGCTGAGCACAACGCACCTGCCCTGCGTGAGATTGCCGCGCGGCTGCAAGAGGCTATTGATCGGGATCTGTGGACGCCGCGTTCCAATTCGGCGCGCGCGCGGATCGAGGCCTTTATGAAAGGAGATGCAAGATGA
- a CDS encoding GFA family protein has product MTHAGRCLCRSVRYEFDGEPGWVGYCHCDSCRRTTSSPTTVFMEVSQARFRWKSDPPAIYENTPGARRYFCKTCGSPMAFEADWYPGVIHLYPVSLEDPSMARPVEHVHAEERLPWFDVDDSLPRTAGFGGTGQKDQSPE; this is encoded by the coding sequence ATGACCCATGCAGGACGCTGCCTGTGCCGCTCTGTGCGCTATGAATTTGACGGCGAACCAGGCTGGGTGGGCTATTGCCATTGCGACAGTTGCCGCCGCACGACATCCTCGCCGACCACGGTCTTTATGGAGGTCTCTCAAGCTCGGTTCCGATGGAAGAGCGACCCACCGGCGATCTATGAAAACACACCGGGCGCCCGGCGTTATTTCTGCAAGACATGCGGATCGCCAATGGCCTTCGAGGCCGATTGGTATCCTGGTGTGATCCACCTCTACCCGGTTTCGTTGGAGGACCCATCCATGGCCAGACCCGTTGAGCACGTGCACGCTGAAGAGCGCCTGCCCTGGTTCGATGTGGATGACAGCTTGCCCCGCACAGCAGGATTTGGTGGCACAGGCCAAAAGGACCAATCTCCTGAATGA
- a CDS encoding HupE/UreJ family protein, producing the protein MKKYLAIAVASLVASPALAHHPLNGMPMETFAHGMLSGVGHPLLGFDHLFFVIAMGVAALFTAKRYVTPAAYIAAMLVGCGLMYAGISMPLAETFIVLSLLVVGGIVLSGRALTATTAIALFAAFGLFHGSAFGGSIATQEGGVNAAVLVGYLLGLGLLQYGIAIAAGWVVEKVLGATEAAATNARLVGAMVAGVGVFLALEIVEGPIVAALVG; encoded by the coding sequence ATGAAAAAGTATCTCGCCATTGCTGTGGCAAGCCTTGTGGCAAGCCCGGCTCTTGCCCACCACCCGCTGAATGGCATGCCGATGGAGACGTTTGCGCACGGGATGCTCTCCGGCGTTGGTCACCCTCTCTTGGGCTTTGATCACCTTTTCTTTGTGATCGCCATGGGCGTCGCTGCACTTTTCACAGCCAAACGTTACGTGACCCCGGCGGCCTACATTGCCGCCATGCTGGTTGGCTGTGGTCTGATGTATGCTGGCATCTCCATGCCGCTGGCTGAGACTTTCATCGTGCTCTCACTTCTGGTTGTGGGCGGAATTGTCCTGTCCGGTCGCGCTTTGACGGCAACGACAGCGATTGCCCTTTTCGCGGCGTTTGGCCTGTTCCACGGATCTGCATTCGGCGGCTCCATCGCCACACAAGAAGGCGGTGTGAACGCGGCTGTGCTGGTGGGCTATTTGCTGGGTCTTGGCCTGCTGCAATATGGCATCGCTATCGCGGCGGGCTGGGTTGTTGAGAAAGTTCTCGGCGCAACTGAAGCCGCCGCAACCAATGCCCGTCTTGTGGGCGCGATGGTCGCAGGCGTTGGCGTTTTCCTAGCGTTGGAAATAGTCGAAGGCCCGATCGTGGCCGCATTGGTCGGCTGA